Below is a genomic region from Verrucomicrobiota bacterium.
TCCGATTGAACACCAGCTTGCCGGGCGCGCTTTCCTTATCGAGCGTGAAGTAGGCGAGGCGCTCGAATTGATAGCGCAGTTCGGGCTTCGCGTCTTCCAGGCTCGGCTCGCATTTGGCGGTGATGACTTCGAGGCTCTTCGGGTTTAGGACGGACTTGAAATCGCGTCCGTCCTGGTCCGGTTCGGCTTCGGTAAAGAGGCGGTCGTAGAGCCGAACCTCGGCATCAAACGCGTGGGAGGCGCAGACCCAGTGGATCGTACCTTTCACTTTGCGGCCGGCCGTCGGGCCGCCGGTTTTGCTGTCGAGGTCGGCGGTGCAGCGCAGTTGGGTGATAGTGCCGCTGGCGTCCTTCACCACTTCGTCGCACTTGATGATGTAGGCGTATTTCAATCGCACTTCGCCGCCGGGTTTGAGCCGGAAGAATTTCGGCGGCGGCGTTTCCATGAAATCGTCGCGCTCAATGTAGAGTTCGCGGCTGAACGGAATCTTGCGTTTCCCTGCGCCTTCGTCTTCGGGATTGTTGACGGCGTCGAGTTCCTCGGTTTTACCTTCGGGATAATTTGTGAGGACGACTTTGATTGGCCGCAGCACGGCAAGGCGGCGCAGGGCACGTTGGTTGAGGTCGTCGCGGATGGCGTGCTCGAACAAGGCGATATCGGTCTGGCTGATGTATTTGGTGACGCCGACCCCGATGGCAAAAGTGCGCAACGCTTCGGCGGTGACCCCACGCCGTCGGATGCCGCTGATCGTCGGCAGACGCGGGTCGTCCCAACCGGCAACAACCTTGTCATTGACCAGCGCTATGAGCTTGCGCTTGGAGACGATCATGTAAGTCGGAATCAATTTCGCAAACTCGTATTGGCGAGGCAGGGGACGCGGCAGATCGAGGTTCTCCAGAATCCAATCGTAGAGCGGGCGATGCACTTCAAACTCCAACGTGCAAATGCTGTGCGTGATACCTTCGATGTAATCGCTCAGGCAATGCGCGAAGTCATACATCGGATAGATGCACCATTTGCCCCCAGTGTGATGGTGCTCCGCGTGGCGGATGCGATACAGCAGAGGATCGCGCAGCCAGATGTTCGGCGACGCCATGTCAATCTTGGAGCGAAGCGTGCGCGCGCCGTCGGGGAACTCGCCGATTTTCATCCGCGTGAACAAATCCAGATTTTCTTCGACGCTACGATTGCGCCAAGGGGAATCCTTTCCGGGACGATCGGGCGCGCCGCGATAAGCGTCGGTGTCTTCAGGCGAAAGGTCGCAGACGTAAGCCTTGCCCTTCTTGATGAGTTGGACGGCGTATTCGTAAAGCTGGTCGAAATAATCGGAGGCGTAGAAGGGTTCGTGATGCGTGATGCGTGATGCGTGATCCGTGGATGCGGGCAAGCAGAAATCAGGTTTGCCATCGGAGGTGATTGTTTCTGGCGTCTTGCCTTTCGGTTTCAGACCGAGGCAATGATCCGCCCAACCCTTGATGAGCCAATTCACATCTTCAAAAATCGAATCTACATATTCCACCTCCTCCTTCGTGGGGTTCGTGTCGTCGTAGCGGAGATTGCAGATGCCGCCGAACTCGCGCGCGATGCCGAAATTCAGGCAGATGGATTTGGCGTGGCCAATATGCAGGTAGCCGTTTGGTTCGGGCGGAAAGCGGGTGTGGATGCGCGGATACTTTTTTTCCGTGACGTGTTGCGCGACGACGTCACGGATGAAATCGGACGGGGCAATCGCCATCGCTTTTGCGTCTGGACTTTCGGTGCTCGGATTGTTCATTTGTCGGCGCGGAGGCTAACCAATCGCAGCGGCGTTGAACAGTAAATTGGCCTAGTTCGGCGTCTGCTGGCGGAAAGCGTCGGTGACACTTTTCGCTGGCAAGACTTTGCCGCGGTAGAAAGCGATGCTCTTGTCGTTCCATACCACAAGCAGCGGAATCTGTCCGGTTTGGCTGGCAAGACCGTAGAACACATCGCCGCTCTTGAGGTTGGCCAGGTTCTGGCCTTCGGTCTGGCGGGTTGTGGTTTGAAAAAGTTCACTCACCGGCGCGACGAAGCCTTCAAGGTTCACCGATTCACCCACCCGCAAGGCAGCGGCTTGTTGAGGAGTCAGTGGCGTCAGCGGTTGCAGCGGCGTGAACAGAACCCAGTCCTTCGCTCCGGGCTTCGTGCCGTAAACCAAGAGCGCACGGTTTTCATCCTCGTTGAGGAGATGATATTCATGCCGCTCGTAACGGCGACCGACTTGGGCAATTTCCACGAGGGCATGACCGGTGATACGATAAGTTCTCGCATCCAATCTGCCTACACTCCCAAGCGCCAACGGCGAAGCGGGCGCAATCGTTTTCACAACTCCGGCTCGCTGGCGCGCGGGTCGGCAGGACGAGTAGCCGGCAACGAGAATCGCTGCGCCGAGGATCGCGCCGACAATTCTCATGACGAAGCCGGACGAGGTGGAATTGTTGTCCTGCCCCGATCGCAAAAAGTTGCTCGTGATCCCGGCGGTCGGCCGGATGCGAATCCCGAAGGCGGACGCCACGGCGCTCGGCGGCAGGTTCAGGCCACGATAGACTTCAACCTCGTCGCCGGTCCAGCTCACCACCTGCATCGTGTCACCGGCTTCGGCGTTGAAGTAATGGGCCACGTCGCCGACTTCGACGCCTTCGGGCGCTTGTCCTTCGATGTGATAAACCCGCGATTCGTCCACCAACGTGACGCGAACATCCGTGCCGTCGAGATTCAGCGGGTCGCCGACGCGTTTGGCAGCAGCATCTTCGGCAGTGATCGGAAACTCCGGCTCGAACAGCGTGAACAGCCGCCACTGGCCGCCGCGCTCCGTCTCCTCGTAAACCAATGTGGCGGATTTGCCTTCGTCATTCACGAGGTTGAACTCATTCCAATAGTAAGTCTCGCCCGCCTCTTCCATTCCCATGACCACACGACCGAGCACACGATAACGCCGTCCGGCGAGCGTGCCGCTCATGCCGACGCGAAGTGGTGTTGGATTGGCAAAGCTCATCCTCTCACCGGAAAACATGTGGAACGAAACGGCTCAAATTACCTGTGATGCGCCGTGTGTCTTCGCGAATTCCAAGGCCGCCCGCTTCATGATCAATTATCCACACGCCGAAGATCGGATGATGACCGCCAAAGTCCGGCACCGTCGCGAGGGCCTGAAACACGTGGCCTTCTTCGCCGTAATCGCCGCCCGTTTCCTCGACGACCACGCCGCTTTCGACCCAGGTCACGTTGCTGCCTTCGCGGCTGAGCTTCGGTTTGCGGATGAAATGATCCCCAAGCGGCGAGGCGAGTTCGTACGCGGGCAGCAAATTGGGATGGTCGGGAAAAAGTTCCCAGAGAATCGGGAGCAGCCCTTTGTTGCTGAGAAGCATTTTCCAGGTCGGTTCGATGAACTGGACGCATTCTGTCGTGAGATGCGCGCCGAATTCCTCATGCCAGAGCCACTCCCACGGATACAACTTGAAACAATGCTGGATGGTTTGGTTGTCGAGATCGACGAAACGGTTTTGCCGACTATCCCAGCCGATGTCCTCGACAAAAACCGGCTTCGTCTTCACGCCCGCCTGCTCGCAAGTGTCGCGCAAGTAGAGCACGGTCATCTCGTCTTCGGGTTGTTCCTTGATGCTGCTGAAGTGAATCGTTTGCCCCGCCCAGCGTCGCCAAGCCTCGATGAGCCGCTCGTGAATCGAGTTGAATTGGTCGGCGTCCGCGTGCGTTTCCTGCAGCCAGAACCACTGGGCAACGGAGGCTTCGACGAGAGCAGTCGGAGTGTCGGCGTTGTATTCGAGAAGTTTGGGCGGCGAGGCGCCGTCG
It encodes:
- a CDS encoding glutathionylspermidine synthase family protein, coding for MQRHTCQPRPDWREKVESVGLTYHSHDTGPYWDESACYEMKAQEVDALESAGNTLHHLCIEAAEAVIENSWWSRLGIPETAIASILGSWERDDFSLYGRFDLSYDGASPPKLLEYNADTPTALVEASVAQWFWLQETHADADQFNSIHERLIEAWRRWAGQTIHFSSIKEQPEDEMTVLYLRDTCEQAGVKTKPVFVEDIGWDSRQNRFVDLDNQTIQHCFKLYPWEWLWHEEFGAHLTTECVQFIEPTWKMLLSNKGLLPILWELFPDHPNLLPAYELASPLGDHFIRKPKLSREGSNVTWVESGVVVEETGGDYGEEGHVFQALATVPDFGGHHPIFGVWIIDHEAGGLGIREDTRRITGNLSRFVPHVFR
- a CDS encoding DUF4178 domain-containing protein, yielding MSFANPTPLRVGMSGTLAGRRYRVLGRVVMGMEEAGETYYWNEFNLVNDEGKSATLVYEETERGGQWRLFTLFEPEFPITAEDAAAKRVGDPLNLDGTDVRVTLVDESRVYHIEGQAPEGVEVGDVAHYFNAEAGDTMQVVSWTGDEVEVYRGLNLPPSAVASAFGIRIRPTAGITSNFLRSGQDNNSTSSGFVMRIVGAILGAAILVAGYSSCRPARQRAGVVKTIAPASPLALGSVGRLDARTYRITGHALVEIAQVGRRYERHEYHLLNEDENRALLVYGTKPGAKDWVLFTPLQPLTPLTPQQAAALRVGESVNLEGFVAPVSELFQTTTRQTEGQNLANLKSGDVFYGLASQTGQIPLLVVWNDKSIAFYRGKVLPAKSVTDAFRQQTPN
- a CDS encoding glutamine--tRNA ligase/YqeY domain fusion protein, translating into MNNPSTESPDAKAMAIAPSDFIRDVVAQHVTEKKYPRIHTRFPPEPNGYLHIGHAKSICLNFGIAREFGGICNLRYDDTNPTKEEVEYVDSIFEDVNWLIKGWADHCLGLKPKGKTPETITSDGKPDFCLPASTDHASRITHHEPFYASDYFDQLYEYAVQLIKKGKAYVCDLSPEDTDAYRGAPDRPGKDSPWRNRSVEENLDLFTRMKIGEFPDGARTLRSKIDMASPNIWLRDPLLYRIRHAEHHHTGGKWCIYPMYDFAHCLSDYIEGITHSICTLEFEVHRPLYDWILENLDLPRPLPRQYEFAKLIPTYMIVSKRKLIALVNDKVVAGWDDPRLPTISGIRRRGVTAEALRTFAIGVGVTKYISQTDIALFEHAIRDDLNQRALRRLAVLRPIKVVLTNYPEGKTEELDAVNNPEDEGAGKRKIPFSRELYIERDDFMETPPPKFFRLKPGGEVRLKYAYIIKCDEVVKDASGTITQLRCTADLDSKTGGPTAGRKVKGTIHWVCASHAFDAEVRLYDRLFTEAEPDQDGRDFKSVLNPKSLEVITAKCEPSLEDAKPELRYQFERLAYFTLDKESAPGKLVFNRTITLKDTWAKEARKG